AGCCCCTTCCCTCATTCCCCGGTATTGCACCATCGGCAATTGCAAAACTGAGTGTACGAATATGGTCGGCAATCACTCGCATCGCAATGCCGTCGGGATGATCAAGTTCTTGCCGGTAACCCTTTCCGCTGAGCTTCTCGGTATGGGCAATAATGCTGCGGAAGATGTCGATATCATAATTACTGCCAACGCCCTGCAGGAGTGCAGCTATGCGTTCGAGTCCCATTCCGGTATCAACGTGTTTTGAAGGAAGTTCTTCCAACGTCCCGTCAGCCTTGCGGTTATACTGAATGAACACGTTGTTCCAGATTTCGATCACACGGGCATCACCGGCATTAACCAGCGGACCGCCACTGCAGTCCGGCGTATAGTCATAGTGGATCTCGGTACAGGGGCCACACGGACCGGTGTCACCCATTTCCCAGAAATTATCCTTCTCATCGAATCTGTGGATGTGCGACTCCGGAAGAAATTTTTTCCATATCTCATAGCTCTCGTCATCAGTACGATACACGGTGGCATGCAATCGTGTTTTGTCAAGCCCCCATACCGTGGTTAGCAGCTCAAAGCTCCACTCAATTGCCTCTTCTTTAAAATAGTCTCCAAAGCTCCAGTTCCCCAACATTTCAAAGAACGTATGGTGATAGGTATCGCGTCCAACCTCCTCAAGGTCATTATGTTTACCACTTACACGGATACACTTCTGGGTATCAGCAGCCCTGGTATATGGTCTGGAGCCTGTCCCAAGAAACACATCCTTAAACTGATTCATTCCGGCGTTGGTAAACAGGAGCGTGGCATCACCGTGGGGAATCACGGGCGCCGATGGCACGATGGTATGTCCGCGTTGTGCGAAAAACTCCAGGAACGATGAGCGTATCTCTGAACAGGTCATAGTTGGCATTCAGAACAGAATTGGTAATGTCGGAACGATGAAGTACAAAAAACGTTGGTACAAAAGTACGAGCCACCGCCACCCTGCCCTCCGACACCAAACTGTTTTCCTCCGTAAGTTGCATGTATGAGTAGAGTAAGGGCGGTTGTGCCTGTCCTGTTTGTATTCGGAGCGGTACTAAGTTTTACCTGGTCCACGGTAAAGGCCGATGAATATCGGGTTCTGATAGCTGCTTCATCCGACTTCGACGACAGAATCGGCGTCAGCATCGAGCTGCCTGAACTAACGTCGGACACCAGCGTGTTTGTATTCCCGGTCACCGTCCCTGGCACCTACGAAGAGCACTTGTGGTGGCGCCTTGTACACAATTTTAGAGCATTCGACGCTTCCGGAAGCCCCCTCCCAACCTCACGTTCTGCCGACTCGCAGTTTGTGATTCCCCGGCAAACCGTCAGAGTGTCGTATCGGCTTGATGATTCGTTCGACGATCTGGATTCACGGGTAAACATTTTTCAACCGGCTGGAACAAGCTTTCAGGGCGATACAGTTTTTGTCCTTAACCACGGTGGCGTGGTGGGATATGTAGATGGCAAACAAACCAGGCCATACACCGTTAGAGTTGAGCGCTCACCCGAGATCGCAACATTTACGGCCCTACAGGTTCTGGAAAGGGGCTATGATTTTGATGTCTATACCGCTCCCACCTACGATGCCCTGGTGGATGGTCCGGCATTACTGTGCAGGGCAGACACCGCCACTTATCAGAGCGGTGGTGCACAGATTTTAGTTGCCGTATGTGGTACCCCAAACGGTAAGCCACTAGCACCAGCATTTGCAAAGGGGTTCAAACGAGCCACCGATGCCGTCGCCGATTTCCTGCCGTCAATGCCGGTAAACAGATACACTTTTTTAGTATATCTGTGGGATAAGGACACAGTGAACGTTAAACGCACAAAGTATTCGGTTGGTGCTCTGGAACATAACACTTCCAGCATGTACTTCCTGTTTTACTCCACTCACCCGAAAGGCTATGAAGAGATCGCTGCACATGAGTTTTTACACATTCTTGTCCCCTTACATCTACACAGCAAGGAGATCGGTCGTTTTAACTTCCGGTTTCCGGCAATGAGCAAGCACTTGTGGCTGTACGAAGGTGTGACCGAGTATTTTGCCAATCAGGCAGGGCTGCGTGGCAGAACATCTACCGAAAAAGATTTTCTTCAGGCAATCCAGCGGGGCGCCCGCAGCGCTGCCTTTGTTCCGGACACGTTTTCTCTGACGTCATTTTCGAAAAATGTGCTTCTTCACGATAATCAGAAAATTTACCCGGTGATTTATCAGATAGGTCCTGCGAATGCCTTGCTACTCGACATCCTGCTGCGCTCTGAAACAAACGAGAAAATGGGTGTTCTGGAGCTTGTGTACGGACTGATGGGCAAGTATGGGAAAGCTGCTCCGTTTGATGATGACTCGCTCTTTGCCGATATCGGAACACTCACAACACCCACCGTGCAGTCATACCTTGAAACCTACGTTGGTGGTGCACATTCACTTCCGTTTGCACAGTACCTGCCACTGATTGGATGGGAATTTGCTGACTCCACACAAGACTCTGCCCTTGGCTTCGGGATACACATTGACCGCGATGCTTCCGTAGCAGATACTATTTATCTGATTGCCGACAGTACCAATGTGTTTGGATTTAAGACCGGCGATATCCTAATGAAGGTTAATGGCAGAACGATCAATGAGGCTTCGCTGTGGAACGCACGGAGACTCTGGCGGGCTACAACTACAGATCCACTGACGGTAACTGTTCAACGTGACGGACATGTTATCGAAAAAACAGCAAAACCTACAAACCGGCTGGTTATGCAATACAACGTTATCAAGGAGTCAGCCTCGCCAACAGAGTCTCAGCTGAAGTTTCGCAAGTTGGTTCTGTACGGGATTCGCGAATAACAGATGCACCAATTCCTGCTCTCATGCACTCCGCCGGTTTTGTAGCCCGGTATCATCGGAGAAATGGTGATGCTCACTACAAATGGTCGTTCACGTATTCAGATTAAGCCATAGTCATAGCAGCAATTGGCAGCTAACCACCCCATGCTTTGCACAGGAGATCCGTAATCCGGTCATTCGCAGCCACATGGTCTGACGCTACCGCACACTCCGGAAATTATTGTACCGGCATAGCTGGTATTTTGGTAACTACCATCACAGTGCAGTGTGATAAAGTTGGGTATGTTGCGTAACCATTACAGCATGGACCTGCCAGTCCGACGATTTTTCTTAATGATTACGTACGAGGTTCGATATGAATTACTACTTCACCAAGGTCACCAATTACACCATGACTGAAGCACGCGAAAAAGTCACCGAGGCTCTGAAGACAGAAGGCTTTGGAGTACTGACGGAAATCGATGTTCAGCAAACGCTGAAGAATAAACTCGACGTTGACTTCCGTCCATACCTCATCCTGGGTGCCTGCAATCCATCCTTTGCGTACCAGGCACTCACCGCAGAACCAAACATTGGCGCAATGTTGCCATGCAATGTGATTCTTCAGCAAACTACAGACGGTGGCACTGAAATTTCAGCAGTCGATCCGGTGGCATCAATGAAGGGTGTTGACAACAGTACGCTGGGCTCAATAGCAACAGAGGTACAGCAAAAACTGCAGCGCGTTATCGATAGAGTGTAAGGGGCTCGGCCACACGCAGCAACATCTACATTAAAAACAGGCTGTTGAGTTCCTGATAAGTTACGTCTGCTGATAACAGTATCCCGGGGTCCGAATGATGCCGCAGTTCCGATGCAAGGCGCCTAAGGTAGCTCAACACTGCCATGTGCGGACGTGACCCGGTACTCACCCGATTGATCCCGATTCGTTGCAGCTCAGCAAAATCCAGAGATGCAGTAATTAGAATGTTTATGGGATGAGATATGTGTTGTCGGAGCTGTTCAACAACAGTTATATCGGGTACAAACGGTATAAAAATGCAGTCAGCACCCGCTTCAGCATACGCGGATGCCCGTTCAACAGCAATTGCAACTCTGTCCTGAACACTAACAGAGAGGACCATGGCATCGGTGCGGGCATTAATCACAATCGGGACACCCAGCTCGGTACCGATAGCACGAACCTGTGCAATAAGATTGCTGTGTTGTGAAATAGAATTAAGGTTTTCAGTATGGTTATATCCATCCTCTAGATTAATACCAACGATACCATTGCGAATAAGCGCAGTAATAAAGCCGGCAAATGCAGCAGGATCATTCCGATAATATCCTCCCTCGATATCAGCGGTGACCGGCACGTTGGTAACCGCTGCAATGCGACTGACTGCATCAAGCATCACCTCGGCCGGGATGTGCTCTCCATCGGCATACCCGCGCGCCCATGCCACCCCCGCACTTGTGGTAGCCACAGCAGGAAACCCGGCATGTTCAAAGAGTCGTGCAGAAACACAGTCCCACGCATTCGGAAGCAACAGCGTTTCCCCTGAGTAGTGCATGCCACGAAACTTCTCAGCCCTGGCGGCAAAATCGGCATAATCAGCGTTCACTACCATAACGTGCTTTTTAGTAAATATGACTGTATGGGTTGGAATCGAACACTGGCTTTAAAACATTGCCTGGATAACATTGTCAGCTGTAACGGCATGAAGGTAACGCTCAAGATTAATGCTGTTTAAAACAGATCGCAGTTCATCTTCGGCGTGGCGTACACCTGTAAGCAAGTGCTCCAAATCTTCCACGCCAAGTTCCGAGAAGAAGTCACCGTAAATCTTAGCCCCTTTTATGATGCCGTCGTGTACATCCAGATTCATCTCAAGCAAACCTCCTGCTGTTCGAATAGCTTTCTTGAAATTGTACTTTGGTGACTTTCCGTAGTTCCATTCGTACGTGGCGTACTTCTCATCTCTAAGTTTCTTTATTTTTTCCTTGTCTTCATCGGTAAACTCGTACAGTCTTGCACCCGGATATGTTTCCAGGACGTATTTCATGATTTTCCGGGTGAACTCCTCAATGCTTATCGGCGAGGGAAGATGATCGGAAATGTTGGTAATACGCTTGGGAACTGATTTTACTGCTTTGTCAACATACTTTACAGGATTAATGCGAAGTGCCTCGGTAACGCTCCGTATCTCGGAAGCGAACAGCAAACAACCATGGTGCAGTATTTTACTCCGATAAATATGGGCTGCATTCCCTGCAATTTTCTGTCCGTCAATCATTATGTCGTTCTTACCCTCGAAACGGGCATCAGCGCCAAGCTGCCGGATAACATCAATAATCGGTCGGGTAAACTTCCGAAAGTCAGCAAGGTTAGTATCTGTTCCAGCCTGTGTAAACGAAAAGTTCAGATTACCCAGGTCGTGGTAAACGGCACCACCGCCCGATAGTCTGCGCACAACTGCAATGTTATGTTCCTTAACGTAGTCGTAGTTGATTTCAGCAAGCGTATTCTGGTAATGCCCAACGATAATGGCATTATCATTACGCCAGAGCATAAAACAGTCTTCGTTCAGGTGTTTCAGGATATACTCATCGGTGGCAACGTTAAAGTAAGGGTCTGTTGACTCATGGTAAATGCACAGCATTACAGTTCTTTCACCTTTATCACCCGCACTTTCCATACATCCGGTCCTTTTTCAAGGTATTCCCACCGGAACGGCTCCTTGCTTTCTGCTTCCATCTGATAGTAAAGGGGCTTGGGATCATGATCGTTGATAAAATCAAATGCCTCACCTGTTTTAATATCTGCAAAGGCTTTGTAGAACATTTCATGTCGTTCCGTTGGCGGGTACGGCCGAATATCAAACTCATTTACGACCGAATATCCTGTATCACCCATTCCGCTCTTTGATTTCTTGGTGATATGGACAACATATTCATTGGGCTCTTTTTTCTTGTAAATCCATGAATGCTCACCTTCGAACTTCATGATAAAGATGCCGTGAATATCTACAGGATCTTCTGGTGAAATCAGCTCCATGGTTGTATCTTGTTCCATCATGCCATAGCGGTGAAACACGATCTGACGCCAGTCGCTCTTGTCTGCCTTCCGAAGATCAAGTAACGTAGAGATGCCAACGAATTCTCGGCTCTGTGAATCTTCTGTCCGTGTCACCTGTACCTTCCATTCCCTACCACCACGGTTTAGATATTCCCATCCTACAACATCACCGTAAATCGATCGGAATTCATAGTAAAGCGGCTTGGGGTCGTGATCATTAATAAAAACAAAACTCTCGCCGGCAGGTAAATCGTTAAACAGTTTAATGAGAAGCTCATGTCGCTTTATCGGCACAAGGGTGCGAACGTCTAATTCGCCATCACTATTACGAATTTCTTCCATAATACTACATTTATTTAATTGGTGAAACAATATCTACTGAATTGTGTGTACAAACTTAACGTGTGGAAGCCGGGAAAGACGGTTTCATGTATTCCGTAAGTTTGGAGCGTTACGAGCCAGTTGCTTCTGGCATCAGCACACCATACACAACAAAGGCACAGCATGATTCTTCAGCCCGACTCTTCGAATCTCAGTGACTATCTGACGGAAATCCCGGGTATTATTGAGTTTAGCACTCCCGGTGTTCAGGCAACAATACACACGATTACGCAGAAGGCTTCAACCGATTACGACAGAGCCCGACTGGCGTTTGAATATGCTCGTGACGAGATTCGACATTCGTTCGATACCAAGAGCAGCAGAATAACAATTAGCGCCGAGGATGCAATTATCCATCGTGACGGGATATGTTTTGCAAAGTCGCATGTTTTGGCAAGCGTCCTTCGCGGTATGGGGATTCCCGCCGGTTTTTGTTATCAGAGAGTACTCCGAAAAGGAACCGTTGAATCGGGCCATGCCCTGCATGGGCTCAACGCCATGTACCTACCCGAAACCGGTTGGTTCAGGGTTGACCCGCGGGGTAATAAGCCTGGCGTTAATTCACAGTTCTCAACTGAAACTGAGCAGCTTGCCTACCCTATCCGGCCAGAGTATGGTGAGGTAGATTATCCACAAATTTTCGCACGGCCGCTTCAGTCAGTCATCGAAGCGATGCGGGATTCTGCTAACTGCGACGAGTTGTTTTTTAACCGGCCTGACCACGTTTAACCTACAGAAAGCATTAGCAGAAACACCGATTCGGTGTGACCTTTCGGGGCCGTGAGGACTTCTGACCGGAGTGCCATCATTTGGCGTTTTGCAGCATTGGGGTACCGTCTATCGCAAGTGAAATCAGCCATTCTTTCCAGAGCCTGCACACATAATGCCGCCCGTGCCGTATGAGTTTCCGACTCAGCACCGGTTTGCATTGCTATCGGTACACTTCGGAGTGCTCTCACGTCTACACAGAACTCACGTTATGATCTGACTCTCTCCATTCAGTTTCGTTCCCCAGTATGCTGATGGAAGCGGAGATATCAATTTCAACAACCGGTGCATCCAGAACGGGTTTCGCATTGGGTTAAGCACTTGTGCTACGAACACCATTGTTTTCCAACTATCTTCACGCATGATGATTTCTACGTTCCGGGTTAGAGTTATCTAAAACTCATTACCATTTCGAAAACGGTATTACCTGCTTTTGTCCGTCCGGTTGTTCAATCATAACAAAATATAAACCCGGTGCAAGGTGTGAAACAACAATACCTGTACTGCCAGACGTCGTCTGCCGAAGCTGCTCTACACCAAGTGCATTTATAATACGGTACGGTGTGCCGCTGGCAACTGACGGGATATAACACACGTTGCTACACGGATTGGGATAACCCGCAAGTTGCCTAGAATGTGCTTCGTCCACCGACGAAACTCCAATAATCACGGTTTGGCAGATTTTGGCAGTATCGCAACTGTTGTAGGCTGTTAAACAGACTGTGTACTCGCCGGCTGACGGAAAGATGTGTGCAACACTAGCAGCAGTATCGGTTGTTCCATCACCAAAATCCCACACATAGCCAGAGGCATGCCTTGACAAATTGGTAAAGTGTACTGTATCTGTCGAGGTCTTACCACTGTCACCAATAAAGTCTGCACGCAATACCTTATCATAACGGTAGGCTGCCGATAAACTATCTGCAACTACTTCCTGGACGGCGTTGCGAATTGCAACGGCCTGTTCGGGCAAAACCGGCGTAGTAATCTCAAGATTCATAACATCATCTTTGAAGAAGACGCTGTAAAACGAGTAAGCAGAGGCAAGGGTACCGGCCATACTTGGATGACTATTGTCAGGCTGGTAGAGTTCGATTTCAGGATTGGTAGTGCGCAGCCGACGCCATACCGGGCCTACCGGACATAGCACGCCGCCGGTTCGCTCGGCAGCCATGGTATAGCGTAGTGTTAGCAGACTGTCCATGCCCTCGTACGTAGCCAGCGGTGGAAAGAAACCTGCGTTAACAGGATCTCCAAACTTGCGTCACCAGGTTACATAGAAAACCGTCTTAGCACATGGTGAATACGCATGAATCAGGCTGTCCATTGTTATCACGTGCGGAAAAAACTCCTGTTCCACCTGTCCGTCAGGGAATGACGGAATCTGACTTTGTTCCTGCAGAACCACGAAATCCCAATTCCCTTCCTGCAGTAGCTGTAGCGTTACCGGGTTTGTTGTATGCTGCCACAGAGTTGTTCCGCCAGGAATACTTGCCTGATATTCAATATCGTTACCAGCTGATTGTGTAACCTGTTTTACAACCTCAGGCAGGTTGTTCACGGCAGTATAGCTGTTACCGATAAACAGTACGCGAATGGTTTTTGCGGAGGTTTGCAGAACAGCAATTACAAACGCCAAGAGAATGATCGGTAAAGGCGCATAAATCATGAGCTTCTTCATACCACAAAAATACGAATATGCTCCTGGCAGAGGGAGGATACGGATAACCTTTGGGAGTGCTTAATCAGACAGCGGTACGTGCATAAGCTACGGCATTATCATGACCCGGGTGACGAGATGCTCATTGTTGGTGACTTCTACCAGGTAATACACGCCGGAGGCCGCAAACGGTACCCGAAACTCTGTGTTAGTATTTCCGTTGCGCGCAGTCGCGGCTACAGCTTCGCCGTTCGCAGTGTATAATGTTGCGTTAATTGTAGATGGATGTAGATCCACCGGCTGACTGTGCCGAAGCACGACGCCACGCACCTCGTTTACCGGAAGCGGACGTTCGGCGACCGACGTGTTGGTACCATCAAGTCGAAGCCAATACATTGCATAAGAACATCCGATAAACATGCTTACAGAATCCATCGGAATGATAGCACCGATGCTTCCCGAAGGGGGAGCACCATCAGAGCACCGTGAGACGGTGTGCCATTGCGTCTCTGACTTGGAACGCATTCTCAGGATTCTGCCGAGCGAGTAAAACAGATAATTATCTGTTGCCGTAAATAGGTCAAAATACCTCGTAGTGGTCCATGGATCCGTTAGATCAATTTCAGGCCAAACGTTTTCTTCAGTTACAGTTTCGGTTTCCAAATCATAGGTTGCTACACGTAGCTCACCTGAGTTTAGATAGATATAGCGTTTGGTTACGGCCCAAATACCCATTTGGTAAAATGGTTTTAAGTTCTCGAATGAAAACGGGATGGGCCGTATGTTCCAGGTGGTCAGTGGTAACGAATTTGAAATGATCCAGGAATGTTTCACCTTACCGCTGGTGTCAAACTCCCAAACAGGTACGTACAGTGAATCATTGTACACCAACGGGGTGTTAATTGAAAATCGCTGTGCCAGTTTTGGGAGCTCAATTCGAGTACAGGTTCCGTCCGGTTGCAGGTCAAACAACATTCCCTTCTGTATCTCCTGTCCAACCGTATCATTATTCCGGCAAAACATCACAAGCTGTCGCCCCTGCTCGTCACCCACCGCCGATTCCATTAGGCGTGGGAGCGACGGAGAAAACGTAAACGTCGCGCCTCCGTCGGTGGACATTGCTACACGGTCCGGTATTCCTTTGTTCTCCCGCAGGCCCATACACAGATAAATCCTGTCGGTTGCCACGTGCCACCACTTGATTCGCTGGGGTGTGACCAGCTCGCCAGTGGTGGTCCAGGACAAGCCCCGGTCAGTGCTGTTTTGAATGACAGTTAAACGGTGTTCACCATACACGTCCGGGTCAGTGTCCGTGAATATAAGCCTGTGTAGTTGATTGTTCTGCCACTGATATGCGCCTGCAACGGCTTCACTCCCGCTTTTCTGCAAATTGCTCGTTTTTTCAGTAAACATTAAATTTTGTTGGAAAAACATGGTATCAACACTCGGAGTCAGGTCGGGTGCAAGCCATGAAATTCTGATCGAACCCGGTTCATCCCAGCCCGGTTCTACAACATACACTGAGCCATCCGGTCTGGGCAGGATGGCATTGGCAAACTGAAACCGCGCAGGAAGATCTATCGGGGTTTCAGGCAGCTCATACTGTTTCCAGTAGTTACCGGAATTGGTTGACACGTAGATGCCGTAGCGCGGCAACAACCCTAATCTCGTTGGCATACTCCCCACAGCCATCAGTTTGTTGTGATAATAGATAATGCTATTGATTGGGTCATACTTCACGCCCGGTATTCCCTCCTCGGTATAATACGTCCAGCTTAGTACGGTTCGATGAGCCATTGTCCGTCCGTTGTCATCCGACGTCCACAACCGCGTGGCAGTCCCACCGAACACCAGCGTTGTATCATCCACCCGGCAGATTGCAGTAATTCGGTTAGCAGTGTCAGACTGCAGAGTCTCCCAGTTGGTGCCGCCGTCCTGACTTTGAACGATTACACCCTTCGTGCCTGCAACAGTGATTACCGGGCCGTTGACATCAAGACAGGTAAACTGTCTGTCCTGCCGCTGCAGAGTAATGTTCAGCTTCCCTGTCAGCTCATCGTAAATAAACACATCTCCACTGTACGAAATCCCATAAACCGTGCCACCAATAGCCTGCAAATCCGATATCCATGCACCAACATTGCCTACTTCGTCCCAAGTCTCACCTCTGTTTCCGGACGACAGTATCTCGCCGTAGGCTGTCCCGAGATACCACATCCCATTAGCTGAAGTAAACGAGGTCAGAGCACGGCATTGTAACACAGATTGCTTCACAAAGGTGCGCTCTTCCACATTCCAACAAATCAGCGTACCACTGCCGGCTACAATAATGTACTCATTGTCCGACACCGGCTTGGTCTGATACCAGTCACCGGTAAAGCCGAAGCCGCTCAAGCGTTCCAGAACTTGTGCCGACACCGCCGTTGTAACTGCAACAGCGCAGATGCAATACACGGCACACGCGCATAGCTGTTTCATACAGGTACCTTTCAGGGTTTCATATTAGTCAATTGGGATACGTTATCGTTAGTTACCACCACTGATTACACCAGATAACATTGCAGTTCGGGTCAATGGGATACGTCCAGCAGCTGATGGGATCGGAGATAAATTCACCTGCCAACACGATCACTTCTCCAGCTTCGCCTTTACACACGTTCACCAGTCTCATGCAGCAGCCCGCCTCCTTACAGATCTCCATCACCACCTGTACATTTGTGGATCCTAATGGTTTTTGAGCCTCGTACCACGACCATGGCTTGGTTGGATCGTATTCAATCCCAACATACCCCGGATCCGATGAAACCGATACAAAATTCGTTGAGTACGTCCAGTACACCATTGCCTTCCTACACGGTGACGCAACGCCGGAACGATACGTTCTAACGTTTGGACATGTAGGAATTTGCTTTGGAGGTACTTTCGTTTCCGATTCTATAGCCAGCAGTTTATTAAATTCCCGCTGTATTGCATCAATCAAGTTCCCGTAGGAATAGCTCTGGAAGAGCTGTTCTCTTGTCATACATCCCGGAGGACTAAAATCATCCATCCACCAAAGATCCCCAAGCTCAAAATCATTACAACGCTTACTACCGAACACCTTCACCTTGACGCTGCACGGTGGCATCGCTGAAACCGGTACATAGAACTCCTTCTGATAAGCTCGAAATACAGGATATGGCAACACTGAATCTTCACACTCAGGGTCGGCCGGGGGCCATGCACAGATTGGATCAACTACCGTATTTGGGTCATCAGCCACTGCTGCAACATGAAGAGCAGGTATCATAACCAGCATTAGAATGATTCGGGCCGCTACCGTCGGCCACTTCCGGAATACACGACTCTCAGAGAGAGAGAGAGAGAGAGAGAGAGTTCATCACACGTCCTTCCCAATAATGGACAAACTGATTTGGGCCATTATACGACATTATTCCCAGTTTTCCAAGTGCCCCTACATCTCCTCATTAACGGTCCATCCGCCTGCGGGTTGCAGCAGTAAAAACAAAATCACAAGGATTCCAATACATGCCATCGCAATATACACTGTTTGTGTTGCCCCATAGAAAGTGAGTTGGAGGTATTCATGTATAGCGTTAGACGTACCCGGATGCAGCATTACATCAAGCAATAAGTTTAGGTTTGTTGGCAACTGCGACTGCAACGTACGAGGTGCCCGGTGTAGTTCCTGCTGCAACGAGATATTAAAGATGCCGCCAAGGACGGCGGCACCAATACTTTGACCTATATATCGAGAAAAGATATGGACGCCAGTGACTACACCGCGCTGCTGCCATGCAACAACTGATTGCACACCAACAATTGTTGGCGTTGACAATAACCCAAAACCAACGCCCAACATAACCTGGTCCAACACAACCCAGTACACCGGCGAGTTAAAGGGTATCAGAACAAAGCCAACTGATGCTGCAAAAACTATCGATGCGCCAATAAGGGCGGTGCTGCGAAAACCTATTCGCAGATACAGCCTGCCTGAGTACGACGATGCAACCGGCCACCCGATACTCATGCTTGCAAGGATAAAACCTGCCGCCAAAGCCCCCTGCCCCATTACTGATTGAGCATATACAGGCAAATACATGTTTGGTCCAAGCATCATTGCCCCCATGCAGACAATCGCGAGGTTAGCACCAAGTAACACGCGGTTCTTCCAAATCCAGCCCGGAAGAATTGGCTCGGGACTTCGTTGCTCGGTTCTGACGGTAATGATAATGAGACCTACCGATATCATAACCATGATTAACGTCTGATACGATGCAACGGCCCATATTTGTCCCGTTTGCATTAGAGTGAATATCACCGAGACACCGGAGAGCGTCATAATCGCAATTCCGCGGCCGTTGATGTAGTGCTCACGAGATTCAACATGTTCATTGAAAAACACGATCAACAAAATCAATGCTGTGATGCCAATTGGAACGTTGATATAAAAGATCCAGCGCCAAATACCGTACTGAGCAAATAACCCTCCAATGGCAGGACCCGCAATCGCGGCAATACCCCACACACTCGACAACCAGCCCTGAATTGTAGCACGCTCCTGAACGGTGTAGATGTCGCCGGCAATCGTGTTAACCGTTGCCAGAATCGAACCGGCACCAAGCCCCTGAAGGTCCCTGAATGCAATCAGCGACATCATGTTCCATGATGCACCCGAAGCAACCGATCCAACAAGAAATACGAATGTCCCCCACAGTAATACCGGTTTC
This is a stretch of genomic DNA from Ignavibacteria bacterium. It encodes these proteins:
- a CDS encoding MFS transporter, with translation MCTMMLAAMDTTIVSTAIPSIVVDLGGFSLFSWVYSVYLLAQTVTIPLYGKLADVYGRKPVLLWGTFVFLVGSVASGASWNMMSLIAFRDLQGLGAGSILATVNTIAGDIYTVQERATIQGWLSSVWGIAAIAGPAIGGLFAQYGIWRWIFYINVPIGITALILLIVFFNEHVESREHYINGRGIAIMTLSGVSVIFTLMQTGQIWAVASYQTLIMVMISVGLIIITVRTEQRSPEPILPGWIWKNRVLLGANLAIVCMGAMMLGPNMYLPVYAQSVMGQGALAAGFILASMSIGWPVASSYSGRLYLRIGFRSTALIGASIVFAASVGFVLIPFNSPVYWVVLDQVMLGVGFGLLSTPTIVGVQSVVAWQQRGVVTGVHIFSRYIGQSIGAAVLGGIFNISLQQELHRAPRTLQSQLPTNLNLLLDVMLHPGTSNAIHEYLQLTFYGATQTVYIAMACIGILVILFLLLQPAGGWTVNEEM